One Drosophila subpulchrella strain 33 F10 #4 breed RU33 chromosome 2R, RU_Dsub_v1.1 Primary Assembly, whole genome shotgun sequence genomic window, gctttaaaaaaataaagaaaagaaCGTTCTTCTGTAGGTTCTCTACATTAATTTTACATCCACTTTACTTCTAGATGCACTGCTTGCTCTCCTGCTTGACCACTGCTTGTCGTGGTGGTAGGGTTTAAATTTAGACCATATAAATTGAGAGAGGTTGATGGCGCTGCGGTCTAAGTTCTTAGTTCTTGGTAGAATTTTGGGTCCCGAGTTCAAATCCACCGACCGACCTTCCTAATTTATAATcttaattacatttttcctTCTGCGCTTGGGCAAGAGTGGTTACTATCTCAAGCGTAGCTCGCTCTAATCCGCAGAAGGTAGATTAAATCGTTCATTCTCCATTGCCGTTGACACTGCATTATAGTTCCATTTCTAAGTGGGCATTGCAGTTCACATGTGGGTGAATACACTTTGTTTTTCTCTATTTTTATTTGCAGGAACACCTTTTCTGGGGGAAATATCTCATTAGCATTCCGTGTGCACTTGACCTAAAATCGAAAAACCAtcgaaatacatttaaaaatacgCCGATTCCATGTCGTGACACATTTGCCTATTTCTGGACAGAATTTTACGAGACGTCGGCAACCTTCGGGCTCTTGTCGCATAAATAAGCCTATCGATCGTAATTGGAATTTATGGTAATTGTGGTTTGAGGATCCAATATGTGTGAGCAGAATTTATGATAATCTGAAAATCACTGTTCAGTTTGGTAGGCAGAGAAAATCACTTCGAATATGTAATCCATGTGTTTTCAAAcatatctttaatatttttcatttacgatttttataatttataaaattaacattttccaTTTGATTTAGTAATCtattaaaatacttaaaatttATTCAGTATATAAGGGATTTAGGAAGGCTAGACCTTTCACCCTttgtaaaatcatttttataaagatttaatatattattaagtctttttaccttttttttaCTACCAAATTTTGATTACAGACGTAATATTACAGTTTTGAAGACTTTTGACGATAGGGAACGTATTTTGGCAAGGTTCTAGAACgattttcctttcttttcctcGGACTTGGCAACGGAGTTGGCCTTCGGGCTATCATCTTGGGGCGCAGAATCTTTAAAGAGGGTTCCACCAGGATGACTTTTCGTTTACGCTTGAATTTACTGCTGCGCAAAACCCCATTTTGCAGAGGTTTTTCCttataagttttttttactttCATATCCTTGATTTTCCGCTCCTGGGATGTCTGAACTCTTATTTTTATTAGGTACTTGACTTTCAGTTTCGGAGGCAGTTGGTGCCACGCCTTGGTGGCCTGTCTCAGAAGTTTCTTGTCAGTTTCCAGGTCTACAGAGCTCATTCCTTGCCACTCCTTAAAATCCCTGAGGAAATATTCAGGTGGACTATGTGATATTTTCGTTTTAGGCCCTGCTGCCGACTGAGAATCTTCAAACTTGCCAATTTGGCTGCTTGTCAAGCTGTCATCCAAGTTCATTTCGCTACTTAGTTACTGGAAATTTTGCCACAATAACTCGAATTCGTTTTTCTTTCTACTGGCCTTTTGTTCAAGGGTCTCTCGATGTGACAACAATACCATTGAATGCTAGGGCACAGGCTACGGCCACTACAATGGCTTTCAAATCCGTTTCAACTTAGCCGCCCTGTTCTAACTCATCGACAAGGTGGCTCTCAAACTGTCTTCTGCATTTGGCATTTGGCGCAACTAAAcgaaactaaaaaaaatatataaaaaaagagTGGAAAATGATCGAAACAATGGGGCCGCAAACGATCGAGGGGCGTTGTGTGGGCCAAGCGGTTCAATGCAATACCATTTTCAGCCGGCGATCGGTGATCGGTAATCGGTATTTGCTACCCAGACTGGTCACGTCAAGTGCTATTCCCCCAGCACAGTGCTTTATAGTTGTGTTCTGCTTAAGATTgctattaaaatttttatttttaaacatttatgcTTTCCTGAGGCATTAAGTCGTAAAAGTATAAAGTATAAAGCT contains:
- the LOC119549354 gene encoding uncharacterized protein LOC119549354, encoding MNLDDSLTSSQIGKFEDSQSAAGPKTKISHSPPEYFLRDFKEWQGMSSVDLETDKKLLRQATKAWHQLPPKLKVKYLIKIRVQTSQERKIKDMKVKKTYKEKPLQNGVLRSSKFKRKRKVILVEPSLKILRPKMIARRPTPLPSPRKRKENRSRTLPKYVPYRQKSSKL